The genomic segment ATGCGCCAGACCACATTCGACCTGGACGTGCTGCGCAGCTTCGCCATTGGCATGGCGCTAGGCAATTTCGCCAAGGCGGCCGAGCGGTTGGGGCGGTCGACGTCGGCGGTCAGCGCCCAGATGAAGAAGCTGGAAGAGCAGGCCGGCACGGCGATCTTCCGAAAGGCTGGCCGTGGCCTCGCTCTGACCGAGGCGGGTGAGACCATGCTGGCCTATGCCCATCGTCTGCTCGAACTGAACGATGAGGCGACGGTGGCCGTGCGCGGCGTCGAGCTGGAAGGCTGGGTGCGGCTTGGCCTGCAGGAGGATTTCGCCGAAAGCCTGCTGCCGGATGTGCTTGGGCGCTTCGCGCGGGCGCATCCAAAAGTGCGCATCGAGGCGCGGGTCGCGCGCAATGCCGAATTGGTCGAGCGCGTCAGCGCCGGCACGCTCGATCTGGCGCTGGCCTGGAGCGATCGGGCGGTGACCTTGCCGCATCAGGAGATTGCCGAATTGCCGATGTGTTGGATCGGCGCGGCAAGCGAAACAGCATCATGGACCTCTGGCAGGAACGAACCCGTGCCGCTCGCTTCCCTTGAAGCGCCTTGCATCATGCGCGCGGCAGCGACGAAAGCGCTCGATGCGGCAGGCATTTCTTGGCGCATCGCCTTCGTCAGTCCGAGTCTCGCGGGGCTTTGGGCGGCTGCGGCCGCTGGGCTCGGTGTCACGGTACGCACGTCGGCTGGCTTGCCGCGAAAGGTGAAACCGCTGGTGGCGAAAGACGTCGGCTTGCCGGCCTTGCCGCAGCTTGGTCTATCGCTGTTTCAAGCAGAGACGGAATTGGGGCCTGCCGCCAATTGGCTCGGTGCGACGTTGCGACAGGCGGCACGGGATTTCGTCACCGTTGCATAGAGAAACGGCGGGATGCCTCCCGCCGTTCGCTGCCGTTCGTTTGTCAGGATCAATGGTTGCCGTAAGGGCAAGAGAGCTGCTGCACCCATTGCAAGCCAGCACCAACCACGGGAATTTGCGCGCGGCTCACATAACAGCCGTCGGGCAGAGGCGGCCGAGACGACGGAAGAATGATGTCGTCGGGCTGATAGGCCTGCATCGCTGCGGGGATTTGCGCCTCGTGGCGTGGTGCGGCGGAGGCAGGGGCGGCCGCGAAACCGAAGGTCATAACGGCACCGAAGGCGAAGGCCATCACGGATTTCGACAGGGGTTTCGAGGATTTCATAGCGGGCTCCTAATCTTGCGATCTGCTTCCCCTCCCCATGGCTGATGTGGTGTGGCTACCTTTCTGTTGCATGACCGGCGCATTACAAATTATTGCGATCAGGTCGCCGTGGTGCGGCTTTCTGTCATCCGCCTCGTCTGGACAATGCTCGCCTCAAGACACGATCGGCGTGCACAGCTCCACGACAATGCCAGCGGGACAGCGAACATAAGACACGATCTGGCCCCATGGTTTGCGCGCCGGTGCCGCCAATTCGCTGGCGCCTGCGGCGAGGGCTTTGGCATGGGCCGCTTCGACCGTGTCGGTGACCAGGGCGATCTCCATGCCAAGCGGTAGCTTGGAGCTGTGCGCGGAGACATGGCCGGCCGGAAAATTCATCGCTCCCAATTCTTCGGAGGCGAAAGCCAGCGCGGTCTCGCCGGTTTCGAGTTCGCCATAGGTGCCTGACTCATGCAGGAAGCGCGTCGAAAGGCCGAAGGCTTTGCCATAGAAGGCGAGCGAGGCCGCGACGTCGGGAACATAGGCGATTGTATAGCCGAATTTCATGGATCGTCTTTCATCAGCTTGAGCCGTGTGCGGCTTCCCCATAGCACATAGATCTGTGGTCATCGTGCGACAAAGCCGACACGTTCTCACGTGCCGGCTCCACCGATCTCATTCGATTGCGTGTTGGCCTTAACCCGCCTTACGCATGGCATCGCCCTTTTCATAGGCGCGCACCACGGCTGGCCGCGCCTTGATGGCTTCGAACCAGCGTTTCAGGTTTGGGAAATCTTCCAGCTTTTGGCTCTGCATTTCATAGGGCACGACCCAGGGATAGGCGGCGATGTCGGCGATGGAATAATCACCGGCGAGATATTCGTGCTTGCCGAGCTGGGTGTTCATCACGTTGTAGAGACGGCTCGTCTCTTTTACATAACGGTCGATGGCGTAGGGAAGCTTCTCCGGTGCGCGTGCGAAATGATGGTTCTGGCCAGCCATGGGGCCGAGGCCACCCACTTGCCAGAACAGCCATTCCATCGTTTGCACGCGGCCGCGCAGATCCTGCGGCAGGAAGCGGCCGGTCTTCTCGGCGAGATAGAGCAGGATGGCGCCAGATTCGAACACGCTCACCGGGGCGCCGCCGTCGCGCGGCGCCTTGTCGATGATGGCGGGGATGCGATTGTTCGGCGAAAAAGCCAGGAATTCCGGCTTGAACTGATCGTTCTTGCCGATGTTGACGGGATGCGCTTCCCAATGCACGCCGGTCTCCTCCAGGAAGATGGCGATCTTCTGGCCGTTCGGCGTCGGCCAATAATGCAATTCAATCATGACGTTTCCTCAACAGGGTGGTCCAGCCTTCAACAGAGTGGTCCTGGTGCACCCTACAATTGCCGCATAGGTTCCGACAATCTGTTCTAAATTACATTTTGTCCCTGTCTTTCGAAGCTAGGTCTTCCGTTGCGGCGCGGCGAGGACTACATCGGGGCAAGTGACTTTCACGCGATCCTTCCAAGTGATCCTTCCTGTCGATGTCGGAGAATTTCCCATGGCCGCCAATCCTTTCTTCGAGAGCTGGACCACGCCGTTTGAACTGCCGCCCTTTGGCGCCATCAAGACCGAACATTTCGCCGAAGGCTTTGAGCGCGGCATGGCCGAGCATCGGCAGGAAATGGCCGCAATCGCCACTGAGAGCGCGGCGCCGGCCTATGCCAATGTGATCGATGCGTTCGAACGTTCAGGCCGGTTGCTCGACAAGGTGAGTGGCGTGTTCTGGAAGCTTGCTTCCGCTGACACCAATGACGAGCTGCAAGCGATCGAGCGCGAGATGGCCCCGAAGCTCGCGTCGCATTATGCGGCGATCTATATGGACGCGGCTTTGTTCAAGCGTGTCGATGCTCTGCATGAGAAGCGCGACACTCTCGGGCTGAATGACGAGCAGCGGCGCGTGCTGGAACTCATCCATAAGGATTTCGTCCGCGCCGGCGCAAAACTTTCCGGCAAGGAAAGCCAACGCATGGCCGAAATCGTCCAGCGTCTGGCCGATCTCTCCACCAGTTTCGGCCAGAACGTGTTGAAGGATGAATCCTCCTTCGTCCTGCCGATCCACGACAAAGCCGATCTCGCCGGCCTGTCGCCGGGGCTGGTCGATAGTCTTGCCGCTGCGGCCAAGGCGCGGGGCGTCGATGCTCCCTATGCGGTGACCCTGTCGCGTTCCCATGTGGAACCGTTCCTGGAAAGCGCGACACGGCGCGATCTGCGCGAACAGGTGTTCAAAGCCTTCATCGCGCGCGGCGCCAATGGTGGCGCCACCGACAATCACGCTATCGTCGAAGAGATCGTCGCCTTGCGTGCCGAGCGCGCCAAGCTGCTCGGTTATGAGACCTTCGCCGATTATAAGCTCGATGACACGATGGCGCGCACGCCCGACGCGGTGCGGACATTGCTCGACCGCGTTTGGACGGGCGGGCGCGCCCGCGCGCTTGAAGAGCGTGATGACATGCAAAAAATGATCGACGCGGAAGGCGCTAATTTCAAACTCGCGGCCCATGACTGGCGTTATTACGCGCAAAAGGTGCGCCACGCCCGCTATGACATCGATGAAGCGCGCCTAAAGCCCTATTTCGAACTGAACGCCATGCGCGAGGCCGCCTTCTATACGGCGAACCGGCTGTTCGGTCTCACTTTCGAGGAGCGCAAGGGGCTCGATCTCTATCATCCCGATTGCGTCGCCTATGAGGTGAAGGACGCCGGCGGCAAGCATGTGGCGCTGTTCGTCGGCGATTATTTCGCGCGGGCCAGCAAGCGCAGCGGCGCTTGGATGACCTCGATCCGCGATCAGCGCAAGCTCGATGGCGACGTGCGACCGGTCATTCTCAACGTGCTCAATATCGCCAAGCCTGGCGAGGGCCAGCCGGTGCTGCTGTCCATCGACGAAGCGCGCACCCTGTTCCATGAATTCGGCCATGCGCTGCACGGCATCTTATCGGATGTGACCTATCCGCGGATTTCAGGCACCAGCGTGCCGACGGATTTCGTCGAGCTGCCGTCGCAGCTCTATGAACATTGGCTCTTGCAGAAGGACGTGCTGCGTAAATTCGCCAAGCACTACCAGAGCGGCGAAGTGCTGCCGGATGATCTCCTTGAGCGTCTATTCGCCATGCGTACCTTCAACCAGGGCTTTGCTACGGTGGAATATTGCTCATCGGCCTATGTGGACATGGATTTCCACGCGCTGACTCCACCGGCCAAGGTCGATTCCGCCGCATTTGAACGTGATCGTTTGGAAGCGATCCAGATGCCGGAAGAAATCGTCATGCGTCACCGCACGCCGCATTTCTCCCATGTGTTCTCGGGCGATCACTACGCTGCCG from the Beijerinckia sp. 28-YEA-48 genome contains:
- a CDS encoding LysR substrate-binding domain-containing protein, which translates into the protein MRQTTFDLDVLRSFAIGMALGNFAKAAERLGRSTSAVSAQMKKLEEQAGTAIFRKAGRGLALTEAGETMLAYAHRLLELNDEATVAVRGVELEGWVRLGLQEDFAESLLPDVLGRFARAHPKVRIEARVARNAELVERVSAGTLDLALAWSDRAVTLPHQEIAELPMCWIGAASETASWTSGRNEPVPLASLEAPCIMRAAATKALDAAGISWRIAFVSPSLAGLWAAAAAGLGVTVRTSAGLPRKVKPLVAKDVGLPALPQLGLSLFQAETELGPAANWLGATLRQAARDFVTVA
- a CDS encoding VOC family protein codes for the protein MKFGYTIAYVPDVAASLAFYGKAFGLSTRFLHESGTYGELETGETALAFASEELGAMNFPAGHVSAHSSKLPLGMEIALVTDTVEAAHAKALAAGASELAAPARKPWGQIVSYVRCPAGIVVELCTPIVS
- a CDS encoding glutathione binding-like protein, whose translation is MIELHYWPTPNGQKIAIFLEETGVHWEAHPVNIGKNDQFKPEFLAFSPNNRIPAIIDKAPRDGGAPVSVFESGAILLYLAEKTGRFLPQDLRGRVQTMEWLFWQVGGLGPMAGQNHHFARAPEKLPYAIDRYVKETSRLYNVMNTQLGKHEYLAGDYSIADIAAYPWVVPYEMQSQKLEDFPNLKRWFEAIKARPAVVRAYEKGDAMRKAG
- a CDS encoding M3 family metallopeptidase is translated as MAANPFFESWTTPFELPPFGAIKTEHFAEGFERGMAEHRQEMAAIATESAAPAYANVIDAFERSGRLLDKVSGVFWKLASADTNDELQAIEREMAPKLASHYAAIYMDAALFKRVDALHEKRDTLGLNDEQRRVLELIHKDFVRAGAKLSGKESQRMAEIVQRLADLSTSFGQNVLKDESSFVLPIHDKADLAGLSPGLVDSLAAAAKARGVDAPYAVTLSRSHVEPFLESATRRDLREQVFKAFIARGANGGATDNHAIVEEIVALRAERAKLLGYETFADYKLDDTMARTPDAVRTLLDRVWTGGRARALEERDDMQKMIDAEGANFKLAAHDWRYYAQKVRHARYDIDEARLKPYFELNAMREAAFYTANRLFGLTFEERKGLDLYHPDCVAYEVKDAGGKHVALFVGDYFARASKRSGAWMTSIRDQRKLDGDVRPVILNVLNIAKPGEGQPVLLSIDEARTLFHEFGHALHGILSDVTYPRISGTSVPTDFVELPSQLYEHWLLQKDVLRKFAKHYQSGEVLPDDLLERLFAMRTFNQGFATVEYCSSAYVDMDFHALTPPAKVDSAAFERDRLEAIQMPEEIVMRHRTPHFSHVFSGDHYAAGYYSYLWSEVLDADAFSAFEETGDIFNPALAERLKTYIYSAGGRREAADAYTHFRGRLPTPEALMRKRGLHDVGAEG